From the genome of Geitlerinema sp. PCC 9228:
TGAGGGGGCAGGGCGTCCCCCGCAAATCAATACAGGCATCGGCTGCTTGAGATTGAGACTGCGTCATCGTTTCAACCATTCAATAAATTTACCAAAGCCACCTTTTTCGCCACGGATTTCGTTTTCGCTGCGGATTTCTGCCAGTTTTTCCAGCAATTCTCTCTCTTCTGCATTTAGTTTTTGGGGGATGGTTACTTTCACTTTCAAAATATGATCGCCGCGGAGGGTGGGATTTCCTAGTTTGGGAACGCCTTTACCTTCCAGAGTCAGTTCGGCATCGGGTTGGGTTCCTGGGGGAATGGTCAGCTCTTCCGGACCGTCTACGGTGTTCACTTCTATGCGGCAGCCTAAAATGGCTTCTAGGTAGCTAATTTGAATTTCCGAGTAAATATTAATGCCATCGCGCTTGAATTCCGCGTCTTCCTCAACAAAGAGGTATACGTACAGATCCCCCGGCGGACCGCCTCGCTGCCCGGCATCTCCTTCGTTGCCAATCCGCAGGCGATTGCCGCTATCAACACCAGCGGGAATGTTGACCTGCAGGGTTTTGCTTTGTTGCTTGACGCCGCGACCGCCGCAGGAATCGCATTTATCGGCGATGGTTTGACCGCTGCCTTCGCAGGTGGGGCAGACGGATACTTGGGTAAAACTACCAAAAGGCGTTCTGGTGGAACGGCGTACTTGCCCCGTACCGCCACAGGTGGCGCAGGTGGTTGGACGAGTTCCTGGCTTGGCACCCGAGCCTTCGCAGGTTTCGCAGGTTTCTAGGTGCGTAATCTTGATGTCTTTTTCACCACCAAAAATTGCTTCTCGGAAATCGAGTTTTAAGTCCAACCGGAGATCGTCACCGCGTACGGGACCGCTGCGTCGGCGACGTTCCGCTCCCGTACCAGCAAAACCGCCAAAGAACTGCTCGAAAATATCGGCAAATCCACCGAAGTCTCCGAAGTCTTGGAAGCCAGCAGCACCAGCTCCCCCACCAGCTCCGGCACCGGATACGCCGGCTTCGCCAAAGTTATCGTAGCGTTGGCGCATTTGCGGGTCGGAGAGAACTTCGTAGGCTCGGTTGATTTCTTTAAAACGTTCTTCGGCTCCTTCCTCCCGATTTACGTCCGGGTGGTACTTGCGGGCTAGGCGGCGGTAAGCACGTTTGATTTCTTCTTGACTGGCATCGGAGGAGATGCCTAGGGTTTGGTAATAATCGCGAGCCATAAAGCGCTATTTGGTGGTACGGAAAAAATACAATAACGACACAGAAAGTGGGAAGGAGGGGCCCTTAGACTAGCAACTGAAAGTTGGTTCGTCAAAGTTGATTCTAACCTACTTTGGTTGCTCCTTGCATTGACGATTAGCCAGCTAGCGATCGCTTCCGGTTTTCGCTATTTTTAGCTATTTTCCTGGCTGGAGGTGGCTTCCGATTTGTCGGCGGCCGACTCTCCCTCAGGTGGCGTTTCTTCTGGCGAATAGACGGAAGAACCAATGGATAGCAGCCCTTCTTTAAAGGTTTCCAAGGCTTGCTGCATTTCTTCTAACTGGTTGTTTTCCCTCGCGATCGCTGCTTGCAGAGCTTCGGCTTTTTGTTGTACGTCGGCTTTGAGCTCCTCGCTAATTAGTTCGGCATTATTTTTCAGGGTAGATTCGTAGTTATACAATAAAATATTTGCTTGGTTTTTTAAAGCCGCAATTTGCCGCAGCTGTTCGTCTTCTTCGGCATAGGCTTCGGCTTCTTCCTGTAGGCGTTGGATTTCCTCTTCGCTGAGGCCCCCTGTATTTTCAATCTTAATGCTTTGCGCTCGTCCGGTTCCTTTATCGACGGCAGAAACGTTTAAAATGCCGTTGGCATCAATATCAAAGCTCACTTCAATTTGCGGCATGCCCCGCGGGGCAGGGGGAATCCCTTCCAACAAAAACCGACCCAGGGTTTTGTTATCTTTCACCATCGCCCGTTCCCCTTGCAAGACATGAATTTCCACCGAGGTTTGACCATCGGTGGCTGTGGAGAAAGTTTGTACTTTGCTGGTAGGAATGGTGGTGTTGCGTTCGATAACTTTGGTAAAAATCCCTCCCAGGGTTTCCAACCCCAGCGATAGGGGAATTACATCTAACAGCAGCACGTCTTGCACTTCGCCCCCCAAAACGCCGGCTTGGATGGCAGCGCCTACGGCTATAGCTTCGTCGGGGTTGACGGTGCGGTTGATGGTTTGGTTGCCGAAATAATTTTCAATGGCTTGTTGTACGGCGGGAATCCGCGTGGAACCGCCCACCATAATAATTTGATCGAGATCGCTTGGTTGCAGCTGGCTGTCTTCGAGGGCTTGGTTGACCGGTTCGATGGTGGCTTCTACCAACTCGGAAATGAGCGATTCAAATTCGGTTCGGCTCAGCTCCATTTCCAGATGCTTGGGTCCGGTTTCGGTGGCAGTGATAAAGGGAATGTTAATGCTGGTTCTGGCAGCTGCCGATAGTTCGATTTTGGCTTTCTCGGCTGCTTCGCGAATCCTTTGCAGGGCAATTTTATCCACGGATAGGTCGATGCCTTCGTTGGCGCGAAAGTTTTCTAAAACCCAATTGACAATTTTGTTGTCGAAGTCATCGCCTCCTAGGTGGTTGTTGCCGGCGGTGGATTTGACTTCAAATACCCCATCTCCTAGCTGCAAGATAGACACATCAAAGGTGCCACCCCCCAGGTCGTAGACCAAGATTTTTTGATTTTGGTCTTGCTTGTCTAGACCATAGGCTAGGGCAGCGGCGGTGGGTTCGTTAATAATTCGCAATACTTCCAGCCCGGCAATGGTACCGGCATCTTTGGTGGCCTGTCGCTGGGCATCGGTGAAGTAGGCAGGCACCGTAATCACGGCTTGGGTGACCTTTTCTCCTAGGTAGTCTTGGGCATCCTGTTTGAGTTTTTGCAGGAGAATGGCGGAGATTTCTTGGGCTGTATAGACGCGATCGCCGATTTTGACCGCTACCATGTCGTCTTTGCCTTTCACGCAAGTGTAGGGAACCCGTTGCCGTTCGGTTTGCGTGTCTTGCCAGCGACGGCCGATGAACCGCTTGATGCTGTAAATGGTATTTTCAGCGTTGGTTACCGCCTGTCGTTTGGCCAGTTCCCCTACCAGACGTTCGCCGGATTTGCCAAATCCTACCATGCTCGGGGTGGTTCGTTCCCCTTCGGCGTTGGTCAGCACCGCCGGCTGACCCCCTTCTAAAACTGCCACGCAGCAGTTGGTGGTTCCTAAATCGATGCCAATAACTTTTCCCATACTACCTTTGCCCAGCTTCTGGCTGTTTTTGCTTTTGATGTTCGGGTGGGCTGGTTGGTCTGCAAAGCGAACGAACCGGCCAGCTGGCAGTAGCACCACCTACCAGCATTTGCCCTACTCGGATTCGTCGCTGGTTTCGGACGAGTCTGACGGTTGGGAAGTGTCTGCTTCTGGTTCGGGGGCTGCCGCCACTTTCACCATAGCGTGGCGCAAAATGCGATCGTCGAGCATGTAACCGCGCATGAATTCCTCAATCACAGTACCTTCAGGATATTCGCTGCTGGGCTCCTGCATCATAGCTTCGTGATAGTTCGGGTCGAACTCCTGCCCCTCTGGACGCATGGGAGTCACCCCAAGCTGTTTGAGGCAATCGACCAATTGCTTGTACACCCCTTGATAGCTCTTGTGAATGTTCATTTCCCCGTCGGTTTGGGGTTTGATATGGGCGCGGGCACGCTCGAAGTTGTCTACCACCGGCAGCAAATCTTTAATGGTGGCACACTTGACCTGCAGTTCTTGGTCTTCTTTTTCTTTTTGCGTGCGCTTGCGGAAGTTTTCAAAATCCGCTGCTAGCCGTGCATATTGCGCCTTGGTTTCCTCTAGTTGGGTTTTCAGGTGGTTAATTTCCCCTTTCAAAGCGTTGTTTTCCTGTTGGCTGTTGGCTAGCTGTTGTTCCAGATCTTTGGCTTCTGCTTGGCCTTCGCCAGCTGCCATGGCCTCTTCGGAGGCCCCTCCCTCTTGGGAGGCATCGGAGCGTGCCGAAGCCGCTGCTGCTTCCGCTTCCGCAGCGACCATGCCATCTTGGTGGTTAGTAGTTGCTGGCTCGCTTTCGGAAGATTGGGGGGAAGCAGCCCCATACTCCTGTTGGCTCTCTGGCGTATTGGTTTGATTTTCTGGTTGGTTTGTCTGGCGCTGCTTGTCTTCCTCAATCATTGACATCAGTCCTAGTTATAATGGTACTGCCAACCTAACAAAATCTCTGGCTGATTTTGGTCGTTTTTTTGGTTTTGCCCACTTGGGGCTGGTTGAATTTCCCCAACGGGCCGCTAGCGGTCTTGCTACTGCTGGTAGCAAGCGAGGTCGAACCGCCGCTGGTCTCGTTGGTGGCCAGTATGAAGTGGGTGCGCGCGACCCGATCGTAGCCGCCCAACAACAAAGAGAAATTTCTCTAGCATACAGGTAAAGGATAGCTACACCAGCGTTTTTCTCCAAATCCCTCAGATAGATTTTTCTACCTGGATGGGGAAAATTGGCTTCTGGTGTGGTCGGAAAAATGGGAATTTCCTTGCATTGGTTAGTTTACCACAAACTTTGCTGAGATGACCGAAAGCGGAGGTGGTGGCCTTGGGGATGCGAACCTGGAGCAGGCAGGAACATTTTCCTTAAGTTACTCTACGTTTGGGAGCAATTGGTAGCAGCTACCTAAGGGAAATCCCCTCTAAGATCGATCGTAGGCGGTTTTTCCTGAGATCGAGCTGTTGCACCTGGGTACCCTCAATCTTGAGGGGGAACTCACCACAGAACCGAAGGGGTGGGTGCCTACGGGGTTTCCCCGCCAACGAGCGATTGGTTACCGCTAGCTCACCATCGACCGTCGCGGTTTTTGTGTAACCGTAATTTCAACCATCGCCGTCTTCGGACTCTGATGTCTGGATACCGGTGGCTTGCAGTTCGCGATCGCTGGTGTAGCTTGGGATTATCCGCATACCTGGAAGCTGCTTGTTTGCTAGCCAAAGGTACAACCGAATCACAGAATATATTTTTGACTCGCTATGAGTAACTTCACACCACAGCGACGTGCGCTGGTCAAAGTCTCCAATTTTTCTCCTTTCGGCAACCGACTGATCGAAGCCGGTTACGTCAACACCGAACAAATGCAAGAGGCCCTGACCAAAAGTCGTAAGACCGGCAAGCCCCTTGTAGAAATCCTCAAAGATATCACCGGCAAGCCCCTCCCCCCGGAACTGCTGCGTCAGTATCGCAAGCAACAGCTATTTGAGCTGAAAATTGTTTACGGGGTGGAGGCTTGCGATCCGGAAATTAACGAAGATATCACTTCCGAGAGCGTGGGCGAACTGGTTCATAAATACCTCCCCCTGGATGTGTGTCGCAACTACCAGCTACTCCCGTTACATGTTGAAGGGGAAGGCAGTTCTTCGCCGCGTCTGTGCGTTGCCATGGTCGATCCCGACAACTTAGAAGCCCAGGACAAGCTGCGACAAACCCTACGTTCTGTTGGTATGGGATTTACCCGACGCGCGATCGCCCAAGAAGACTATCAAAACCTCATGCAATCCCTGCTCGACGAGCAGGTGAAAAAGCAGGAGGAAGCCAAAAAACCCACCATGGACCTGGAGCTCAACCCCGATGCCTTTGAAGAGGTAGAGCTGGCAGAAGCACCGGACGAAGGGGGTTCTGAGGTCGATCTGGAGCAAGCCCTATCGGAAGCCGATACGGCACCCATTATTAAAACCGTTAACCAAATCCTTGCCAAAGCCCTCAAAGAGGGCATGTCTGATATTCACATCGAACCCCAAGAAGAATTTTTGCAAGTACGCATGCGCAAAGATGGCGTGCTACAAAAAGTGGCGGAATTCCCCAAAAAAATTGTGCCCGCCTTAACCTCCCGCTTCAAAATTATCTCCGATATGGATATTGCGGAAAGGCGGCAAGCACAGGATGGACGGATTCGCCGCACCTTCCAAGGACGGACGGTGGACTTCCGGGTCAACTGTTTGCCCAGCCGCTACGGGGAAAAAATTGTCCTGCGGATTTTGGACAACTCCTCCACCCAACTCGGCTTGGACAAACTGATCACCGATCCCGAGACCCTCAGCAACGTCCGGGAAACTGCCAACCGTCCCTTTGGCATGATTCTGGTAACCGGACCCACCGGATCTGGGAAATCGACCACCCTGTATTCCATACTGGCAGAGCGCAACGAACCGGGAGTCAATATTTCCACCGCGGAAGACCCCATTGAATACGCCCTACCTGGGATTACCCAGGTCCAGGTCATTCGGGAAAAAGACCTTACCTTTGCCAACGTATTGCGGGCTTTCTTGCGGCAAGACCCGGATATCATCCTAGTGGGTGAGACCCGGGACAAGGAAACCGCCAAAACCGCCATTGAAGCTGCCCTCACCGGTCACTTGGTGTTGACTACCCTGCACACCAACGACGCCTCTGGCGCGATCGCGCGTTTGGACGAAATGGGGGTCGAACCCTTCATGATTTCTGGTGCCTTGCTC
Proteins encoded in this window:
- the dnaJ gene encoding molecular chaperone DnaJ, coding for MARDYYQTLGISSDASQEEIKRAYRRLARKYHPDVNREEGAEERFKEINRAYEVLSDPQMRQRYDNFGEAGVSGAGAGGGAGAAGFQDFGDFGGFADIFEQFFGGFAGTGAERRRRSGPVRGDDLRLDLKLDFREAIFGGEKDIKITHLETCETCEGSGAKPGTRPTTCATCGGTGQVRRSTRTPFGSFTQVSVCPTCEGSGQTIADKCDSCGGRGVKQQSKTLQVNIPAGVDSGNRLRIGNEGDAGQRGGPPGDLYVYLFVEEDAEFKRDGINIYSEIQISYLEAILGCRIEVNTVDGPEELTIPPGTQPDAELTLEGKGVPKLGNPTLRGDHILKVKVTIPQKLNAEERELLEKLAEIRSENEIRGEKGGFGKFIEWLKR
- the dnaK gene encoding molecular chaperone DnaK → MGKVIGIDLGTTNCCVAVLEGGQPAVLTNAEGERTTPSMVGFGKSGERLVGELAKRQAVTNAENTIYSIKRFIGRRWQDTQTERQRVPYTCVKGKDDMVAVKIGDRVYTAQEISAILLQKLKQDAQDYLGEKVTQAVITVPAYFTDAQRQATKDAGTIAGLEVLRIINEPTAAALAYGLDKQDQNQKILVYDLGGGTFDVSILQLGDGVFEVKSTAGNNHLGGDDFDNKIVNWVLENFRANEGIDLSVDKIALQRIREAAEKAKIELSAAARTSINIPFITATETGPKHLEMELSRTEFESLISELVEATIEPVNQALEDSQLQPSDLDQIIMVGGSTRIPAVQQAIENYFGNQTINRTVNPDEAIAVGAAIQAGVLGGEVQDVLLLDVIPLSLGLETLGGIFTKVIERNTTIPTSKVQTFSTATDGQTSVEIHVLQGERAMVKDNKTLGRFLLEGIPPAPRGMPQIEVSFDIDANGILNVSAVDKGTGRAQSIKIENTGGLSEEEIQRLQEEAEAYAEEDEQLRQIAALKNQANILLYNYESTLKNNAELISEELKADVQQKAEALQAAIARENNQLEEMQQALETFKEGLLSIGSSVYSPEETPPEGESAADKSEATSSQENS
- a CDS encoding GspE/PulE family protein, which codes for MSNFTPQRRALVKVSNFSPFGNRLIEAGYVNTEQMQEALTKSRKTGKPLVEILKDITGKPLPPELLRQYRKQQLFELKIVYGVEACDPEINEDITSESVGELVHKYLPLDVCRNYQLLPLHVEGEGSSSPRLCVAMVDPDNLEAQDKLRQTLRSVGMGFTRRAIAQEDYQNLMQSLLDEQVKKQEEAKKPTMDLELNPDAFEEVELAEAPDEGGSEVDLEQALSEADTAPIIKTVNQILAKALKEGMSDIHIEPQEEFLQVRMRKDGVLQKVAEFPKKIVPALTSRFKIISDMDIAERRQAQDGRIRRTFQGRTVDFRVNCLPSRYGEKIVLRILDNSSTQLGLDKLITDPETLSNVRETANRPFGMILVTGPTGSGKSTTLYSILAERNEPGVNISTAEDPIEYALPGITQVQVIREKDLTFANVLRAFLRQDPDIILVGETRDKETAKTAIEAALTGHLVLTTLHTNDASGAIARLDEMGVEPFMISGALLGVLAQRLMRRVCSECRIPYHPSPEELARYGLSASQETEATFYKANTIPPEERQALREQNQLCPKCNGGGYKGRVGVYEFLSNSEKISNLINEGAPTSLIKETAVEEGMKTLLSYSLNLVREGYTTFEEVERVTFTDTGLESEMKAKRKSSLTCKTCQAQLQPEWLDCPYCLTPRFQD
- the grpE gene encoding nucleotide exchange factor GrpE, with amino-acid sequence MIEEDKQRQTNQPENQTNTPESQQEYGAASPQSSESEPATTNHQDGMVAAEAEAAAASARSDASQEGGASEEAMAAGEGQAEAKDLEQQLANSQQENNALKGEINHLKTQLEETKAQYARLAADFENFRKRTQKEKEDQELQVKCATIKDLLPVVDNFERARAHIKPQTDGEMNIHKSYQGVYKQLVDCLKQLGVTPMRPEGQEFDPNYHEAMMQEPSSEYPEGTVIEEFMRGYMLDDRILRHAMVKVAAAPEPEADTSQPSDSSETSDESE